One window from the genome of Sphingomicrobium arenosum encodes:
- the ftsY gene encoding signal recognition particle-docking protein FtsY, with product MSWLDRLTGGFRKTADRLGENLQGLTSQQALDSATLDDIEEALIASDLGPEASKRIRDAIAAKKYDALDERGLREILAEEIEKILTPVAKPLDVFGFPRPHVILVIGVNGSGKTTTIGKIGNLLMEQDYGVLLAAGDTFRAAAIEQLKIWGGRINAPVIAGPEGGDPASIVFDGVKKATATGEDVLIVDTAGRLQNKAHLMDELAKIRRVLGKLNTEAPHDVILVLDATTGQNALNQIEVFKEVAQVTGLVMTKLDGTARGGVMVAAAEKFGLPIHAIGVGEGVDDLRPFDPRAVARAIAGLPPA from the coding sequence GAGCCAGCAGGCGCTCGACAGCGCTACGCTCGACGATATCGAGGAAGCGCTGATCGCCTCCGACCTCGGCCCGGAAGCCTCGAAGCGCATCCGCGACGCGATCGCGGCGAAAAAGTACGATGCGCTCGACGAACGAGGCCTGCGCGAGATCCTCGCCGAGGAAATCGAAAAGATCTTAACTCCCGTCGCCAAGCCGTTGGATGTGTTCGGCTTTCCTCGCCCGCACGTCATCCTCGTGATCGGCGTCAACGGGTCGGGAAAGACGACGACGATCGGCAAGATCGGCAATCTCCTGATGGAGCAGGACTATGGCGTCCTGCTCGCGGCGGGCGACACCTTCCGCGCCGCCGCCATCGAACAGCTGAAAATCTGGGGCGGCCGTATCAACGCCCCCGTCATCGCCGGCCCCGAAGGCGGCGATCCCGCGTCCATCGTCTTCGACGGCGTGAAGAAGGCGACCGCGACCGGCGAGGACGTGCTCATCGTCGACACCGCCGGCCGCCTCCAGAACAAGGCGCATCTGATGGACGAGCTGGCCAAGATCCGCCGCGTGCTGGGCAAATTGAACACCGAGGCGCCGCACGACGTGATCCTCGTCCTCGATGCCACCACCGGCCAGAACGCCCTCAACCAGATCGAGGTCTTCAAGGAGGTCGCGCAGGTCACCGGCCTCGTCATGACCAAGCTGGACGGCACCGCGCGCGGCGGCGTGATGGTCGCGGCGGCCGAGAAATTCGGCCTGCCCATCCACGCCATCGGCGTCGGCGAAGGCGTCGATGATCTGCGCCCCTTCGATCCTCGCGCCGTCGCGCGCGCTATTGCAGGACTGCCGCCCGCATGA
- a CDS encoding inner membrane-spanning protein YciB — protein MTDQHPGPDIEAAAPKLSPGKQLLLDLGPLILYFVAFKFAPGDEVDRLLAATGAFLAAMMAAMVVGYRATGKVTTLQIISIILVGVSAAITWFTRDGDFIKMKPTFFYLLAAGILFFGLATKRNLLKALLGAAYPGVTPEGWSKLSRNWAIFFAFLACLNEVVWRNSSTSFWLGFKIWGFLPLTFLFAASQMPMLLKNGLDLGQKDDKPA, from the coding sequence ATGACCGACCAGCACCCCGGCCCCGACATCGAGGCCGCCGCGCCCAAGCTTTCGCCCGGCAAGCAGCTGCTGCTCGATCTCGGCCCGCTCATCCTCTATTTCGTCGCCTTCAAATTCGCTCCCGGCGACGAGGTCGACCGACTCCTCGCCGCGACCGGCGCCTTCCTCGCTGCGATGATGGCAGCAATGGTCGTGGGCTATCGCGCCACCGGCAAGGTGACGACGCTCCAGATCATCTCGATCATTCTCGTCGGCGTGTCGGCGGCCATTACCTGGTTCACCCGCGACGGCGACTTCATCAAGATGAAGCCGACCTTCTTCTACTTGCTTGCCGCGGGTATCCTGTTCTTCGGATTGGCGACGAAACGAAATCTCCTTAAAGCGCTCCTTGGCGCCGCCTATCCCGGCGTCACTCCCGAAGGCTGGAGCAAGCTTTCGCGCAATTGGGCCATTTTCTTCGCTTTTCTGGCGTGCCTTAATGAAGTCGTCTGGCGCAACAGTTCGACGTCGTTCTGGCTTGGCTTCAAGATCTGGGGCTTTCTGCCCCTCACCTTTCTGTTTGCCGCAAGCCAGATGCCGATGCTGCTGAAAAACGGTCTCGACCTCGGCCAGAAGGACGACAAACCCGCATGA
- a CDS encoding ABC transporter ATP-binding protein has product MSVIAIRALEKAYKGGTKALKGVDLEIDKGEIFALLGPNGAGKTTLISIVCGIVTKTGGSVLVDGHDIETDYRAARRRIGLVPQELTTDAFETVWDTVSFTRGLFGCPRDDAYLESLLKRLTLWEKRKSRMLELSGGMKRRVMIAKALAHQPDILFLDEPTAGVDVELRRDMWDLVRTLKADGTTIILTTHYIEEAEEMADRVGVIRAGELVALGKKAELMAQLGRRTLKIFLDAPLAALPPALAAWDLDLVDEGRELDYHFDSKAEETGIPRLMRALDDAGISWRDLTTRQSSLEDIFVSLVHTGDAS; this is encoded by the coding sequence ATGAGCGTCATTGCCATTCGCGCCCTCGAGAAGGCCTATAAGGGCGGCACGAAGGCGCTGAAGGGCGTCGACCTCGAGATCGACAAAGGCGAGATCTTCGCGCTCCTCGGCCCCAATGGTGCAGGCAAGACGACGCTCATCTCGATCGTCTGCGGCATCGTCACCAAGACCGGCGGCAGCGTCCTTGTCGACGGCCATGATATCGAAACCGACTATCGTGCCGCGCGCCGCCGCATCGGCCTCGTCCCGCAGGAACTGACCACCGATGCCTTCGAGACCGTCTGGGACACGGTCAGCTTCACCCGCGGCCTGTTCGGCTGCCCGCGCGACGACGCCTATCTCGAAAGCCTGCTCAAGCGCCTGACCCTCTGGGAAAAGCGCAAGAGCCGGATGCTCGAACTGTCGGGCGGCATGAAGCGCCGCGTCATGATCGCCAAGGCACTGGCGCACCAGCCCGACATCCTCTTTCTCGACGAACCCACCGCGGGCGTCGATGTCGAGCTCAGGCGCGACATGTGGGACCTCGTGCGCACGCTGAAGGCCGATGGCACCACCATCATCCTTACCACCCATTATATCGAGGAGGCCGAGGAGATGGCCGACCGCGTCGGCGTGATCCGCGCCGGCGAGCTGGTCGCCTTGGGCAAAAAGGCCGAACTGATGGCGCAACTCGGCCGCCGCACGCTGAAGATTTTCCTCGACGCACCGCTTGCCGCCCTGCCGCCTGCGCTCGCGGCCTGGGACCTCGATCTCGTCGACGAGGGGCGCGAACTCGACTATCATTTCGACAGCAAGGCCGAGGAAACGGGCATCCCTCGCCTCATGCGCGCCTTGGACGACGCCGGCATCTCGTGGCGCGACCTCACCACCCGCCAGTCCAGCCTCGAGGATATCTTCGTGAGCCTCGTCCACACCGGAGACGCCTCATGA
- a CDS encoding ABC transporter permease yields MNPRGMLSIYKFEMARWKRTLWQSVVAPVLTTALYFLVFGSAIGSRMSDMSGIDYGSFIVPGLILLSVLTQSVANASFGIYFPKFTGTIYEILSAPLSPLETVASYVGAAVTKSFLLALITLATAAFFVDVRVEHPLLMLLFLAAIATGFCLLGFLIGLLADNFEQLQFVPLLVVTPLAFLGGIFYSVASLAEPWRSVTLANPIVYLVSGYRWTFYDVADVPLGASVAAMALAILLPLLAIAWIFRTGHRLKQ; encoded by the coding sequence ATGAACCCGCGCGGCATGCTCTCCATCTACAAATTCGAAATGGCGCGCTGGAAACGCACGCTGTGGCAGAGCGTCGTCGCCCCCGTGCTGACGACCGCGCTCTACTTCCTCGTCTTCGGTTCGGCGATCGGCAGCCGCATGAGCGACATGAGCGGCATCGACTATGGCAGCTTCATCGTGCCCGGCCTTATCCTGCTCTCGGTGCTCACCCAGTCGGTCGCCAATGCCAGCTTCGGCATCTACTTTCCCAAATTCACCGGCACCATCTACGAGATCCTTTCGGCGCCCTTGTCGCCGCTCGAGACCGTCGCCTCCTATGTCGGTGCGGCAGTGACCAAGAGCTTCCTTCTCGCGCTCATCACGCTGGCGACCGCCGCCTTCTTCGTCGACGTGCGGGTCGAGCATCCGCTCCTGATGCTCCTCTTCCTCGCTGCTATCGCGACGGGTTTCTGCTTGCTGGGTTTCCTCATCGGCCTCTTGGCCGACAATTTCGAGCAACTCCAGTTCGTGCCGCTGCTCGTCGTCACGCCGCTCGCCTTCCTCGGCGGCATCTTCTACTCGGTCGCGTCGCTGGCCGAGCCGTGGCGCAGCGTCACGCTCGCCAACCCCATCGTCTATCTCGTCTCGGGCTACCGCTGGACCTTCTACGATGTCGCCGACGTGCCGCTCGGCGCCAGCGTTGCGGCGATGGCGCTGGCCATCCTCCTGCCGCTCCTCGCCATCGCCTGGATCTTCCGCACCGGGCATCGCCTGAAGCAGTAG
- a CDS encoding superoxide dismutase — protein sequence MAFTLPDLPFAKDALGDHMSAETLEYHHGKHHKAYVDKTNGMLGDNDLEGANLTTVIKRAKEAGNNGLFNNSAQIWNHSFFWMGLAPEGSTKPSDKLQAMIDSDFGSTDKLLEKLQEESAGHFASGWGWLILNNGKLEVTSLHDADSPVAHGMTPLFTVDVWEHAYYIDYRNARPDYLKSVLHNIVNWDFISQNLDGQGTSRADQLG from the coding sequence ATGGCCTTCACCCTTCCCGACCTGCCCTTTGCCAAGGATGCGCTTGGCGATCATATGTCGGCGGAAACGCTCGAATATCATCACGGCAAGCATCACAAGGCCTATGTCGACAAGACCAACGGCATGCTCGGCGACAATGATCTGGAGGGCGCGAACCTCACCACCGTGATCAAGCGCGCCAAGGAAGCGGGCAACAACGGCCTGTTCAACAATAGCGCGCAGATCTGGAACCACAGCTTCTTCTGGATGGGCCTGGCGCCCGAAGGGTCGACCAAGCCGTCGGACAAGCTTCAGGCGATGATCGACAGCGATTTCGGCTCGACCGACAAGCTGCTGGAAAAGCTGCAGGAAGAGAGCGCAGGTCACTTCGCGAGCGGTTGGGGTTGGCTCATCCTCAACAATGGCAAGCTCGAGGTCACCAGCCTGCACGATGCCGACAGCCCGGTGGCGCATGGCATGACCCCGCTGTTCACCGTCGATGTGTGGGAACATGCCTACTATATCGACTATCGCAACGCGCGCCCCGATTATCTGAAGAGCGTGCTCCACAATATCGTCAACTGGGACTTCATCTCGCAGAACCTCGACGGACAGGGCACCAGCCGCGCCGACCAGCTCGGCTAG
- a CDS encoding tetratricopeptide repeat protein, translating into MKLIHVALIPLLCVAGAASAGKITLGGSQAESCYLAAEAGSSGAQDLQTCDRALVEDALSREDKASTHVNRGIILMNRADYAAAGRDFARALEIEPDQADAYLNAAILAMHEEDAARAVQLSTRSIELEPMKPHLAYYVRGIANEDIGEVSSAYRDLKAAAALAEPGWDEAARELTRYQVVGR; encoded by the coding sequence ATGAAACTCATCCATGTTGCCTTGATCCCGCTACTGTGCGTCGCCGGCGCCGCCAGTGCGGGGAAAATCACGCTTGGTGGTAGCCAGGCGGAGAGCTGTTATCTCGCGGCCGAGGCAGGCAGTAGCGGGGCGCAGGATCTGCAGACCTGCGATCGGGCGCTGGTCGAGGATGCGCTGTCACGCGAGGACAAGGCCTCGACCCATGTCAATCGCGGCATCATCCTAATGAACCGCGCCGATTATGCGGCGGCGGGTCGCGATTTCGCGCGGGCGCTGGAGATCGAGCCCGACCAAGCCGACGCTTATCTCAATGCCGCCATCCTGGCGATGCACGAGGAGGATGCGGCGCGTGCCGTGCAACTGTCGACGCGCTCGATCGAGCTCGAGCCGATGAAACCGCATCTTGCCTATTATGTGCGCGGGATCGCCAATGAGGATATCGGCGAGGTGTCGAGCGCCTATCGCGACCTCAAGGCGGCGGCGGCGCTCGCCGAGCCGGGCTGGGACGAGGCGGCGCGCGAATTGACCCGCTATCAGGTCGTTGGGCGCTAG
- the pspF gene encoding phage shock protein operon transcriptional activator, which produces MERANQFVGQSLAFLDAVERASRAAPLDRPVLVIGERGTGKELIAERLHRLSQRWSGPLVTMNCAALPETLIEAELFGHEAGSFTGATKTRQGRFEEADGGTLFLDELATLSAAAQERLLRTVEYGEVTRIGASKPIRVDVRIVAATNEHLPHLVARGKFRADLLDRLSFEVVTLPPLRAREGDIALLADHFGRRMAVELDWPNWPGFDEAALERLEKHGWPGNVRELRNVVERAVYRAEDPERPVATINFDPFKSPWSPLSAPAMAQEEAGEAPAAAASAATAADASPNAASLETDDFKASVAEYERALLAAALEKNRYNQRATAEAVGLSYDQLRHAIKRLDLSGEGG; this is translated from the coding sequence ATGGAGCGGGCGAACCAATTTGTCGGCCAGTCACTGGCCTTTCTCGATGCCGTGGAGCGGGCGAGCCGCGCCGCGCCGCTCGATCGTCCCGTGCTCGTCATCGGCGAGCGCGGCACCGGCAAGGAACTGATCGCCGAACGTCTCCACCGCCTGTCGCAGCGCTGGTCGGGGCCTCTGGTGACGATGAACTGCGCCGCGCTGCCCGAAACGCTGATCGAGGCCGAGCTGTTCGGGCATGAGGCGGGCAGCTTCACGGGTGCGACCAAGACGAGGCAGGGGCGGTTCGAGGAAGCCGATGGCGGCACGCTCTTCCTCGATGAATTGGCGACCTTGTCGGCAGCGGCGCAGGAGCGGCTGCTACGTACGGTCGAATATGGCGAGGTGACGCGCATCGGCGCCTCGAAGCCGATCCGGGTCGACGTGCGTATCGTCGCCGCGACTAATGAACATCTGCCGCATCTCGTCGCGCGCGGAAAATTCCGCGCCGACCTGCTCGATCGCCTGTCGTTCGAGGTGGTGACCTTGCCGCCTTTGCGGGCGCGAGAAGGCGATATTGCCCTGCTCGCCGATCATTTCGGGCGGCGCATGGCGGTCGAACTCGACTGGCCCAATTGGCCAGGCTTCGACGAGGCCGCGCTCGAACGGCTCGAAAAGCATGGCTGGCCGGGCAATGTGCGCGAGCTTCGCAACGTGGTCGAACGCGCGGTCTATCGCGCCGAGGATCCCGAGCGGCCCGTGGCGACGATCAATTTCGACCCGTTCAAATCGCCATGGTCGCCGCTCTCGGCGCCGGCAATGGCGCAGGAGGAGGCAGGCGAGGCGCCCGCCGCCGCCGCATCGGCTGCAACCGCCGCCGATGCGTCCCCCAACGCCGCAAGCCTCGAGACCGACGATTTCAAGGCGAGCGTGGCCGAATATGAGCGCGCCTTGCTGGCGGCCGCACTGGAGAAGAACCGCTACAACCAGCGCGCGACCGCCGAGGCGGTGGGCCTGAGCTACGATCAGCTGCGCCACGCCATCAAGCGGCTCGACCTGTCGGGCGAGGGCGGTTGA
- the pspA gene encoding phage shock protein PspA, producing the protein MAIFSRVRDIFAANMTELLDRAEDPARMIRMIILEMEETLVEVRASAARSIADGKEMRRALGRLEELQDSWTEKAELALSKDREDLAKQALIERQKAADMAEGLRSEIDAIDETLKVYEADIAKLQGKLREARSRQNAIATRLESAMSRAKAREVLNGNRTQDAFSRFESLERRADLAEGQADALGMTGPKSLEEEIAELKSSEKVDQELEAMKAALRAKRD; encoded by the coding sequence ATGGCCATCTTCTCCCGAGTTAGGGACATTTTCGCAGCCAATATGACCGAGCTGCTCGACCGTGCGGAGGATCCCGCGCGGATGATCCGCATGATCATCCTCGAAATGGAAGAAACCCTCGTCGAGGTGCGCGCCTCCGCCGCGCGTTCGATCGCCGACGGCAAGGAAATGCGCCGCGCCCTGGGCCGTCTCGAGGAACTGCAGGACAGCTGGACCGAGAAGGCCGAGCTTGCCCTGTCCAAGGATCGCGAGGATCTTGCCAAGCAGGCGCTGATCGAACGCCAGAAGGCGGCCGACATGGCCGAGGGGCTGCGCAGCGAGATCGACGCGATCGACGAGACGCTGAAAGTCTACGAGGCCGACATCGCCAAGCTGCAGGGCAAGCTGCGCGAGGCCCGCTCGCGCCAGAATGCCATCGCCACGCGCCTTGAAAGCGCGATGAGCCGCGCCAAGGCGCGCGAAGTCCTCAACGGCAACCGCACGCAGGACGCCTTCTCGCGCTTCGAGAGCCTCGAACGCCGCGCCGATCTCGCCGAGGGGCAGGCGGATGCGCTCGGCATGACGGGGCCAAAGAGCCTCGAAGAGGAAATCGCCGAATTGAAGTCGTCCGAAAAGGTCGACCAGGAACTTGAGGCCATGAAGGCCGCGCTCCGCGCCAAGCGCGATTAA
- the pspB gene encoding envelope stress response membrane protein PspB, translated as MFEDVFLPIMIVGMLFIGLPWIIFHYITKWKTQATLTVPDERLLEELHEAARRLDDRICTIERIMSAEDPAWRDKCISSDRLRDQNLLGRADELLAEHEALLDRKKER; from the coding sequence ATGTTCGAAGACGTCTTTCTGCCGATCATGATCGTGGGCATGCTGTTTATCGGCCTGCCGTGGATCATCTTCCATTACATCACCAAGTGGAAGACGCAGGCCACGCTCACCGTACCCGATGAGCGATTGCTCGAGGAACTGCACGAGGCCGCGCGCCGTCTCGATGACCGCATCTGCACGATCGAGCGGATCATGAGCGCGGAAGATCCCGCATGGCGCGACAAGTGCATCTCGTCCGACCGGCTGCGCGACCAGAATTTGCTTGGCCGCGCCGACGAACTGCTCGCCGAACATGAGGCCCTGCTCGACCGCAAGAAGGAGCGCTGA
- the pspC gene encoding envelope stress response membrane protein PspC, with protein sequence MTGPARHTKFYKDKKNGKVMGVCAGLADYTGVDVSLMRIMVLFAIIMSSGSAFMLYLIAGVIAEDKPAELAYENESDRQFWRQVRASPTKSAKAIHAEFRAIDRRLADIESYVTSENRVLARQIDELK encoded by the coding sequence ATGACCGGTCCTGCCCGCCATACCAAATTCTACAAGGACAAGAAGAACGGCAAGGTCATGGGCGTGTGCGCCGGCCTCGCCGACTATACCGGCGTCGATGTCAGCCTCATGCGCATCATGGTGCTGTTCGCCATCATCATGAGCTCGGGTTCGGCCTTCATGCTCTACCTGATCGCGGGCGTCATCGCCGAGGACAAGCCCGCCGAACTGGCCTATGAAAATGAATCCGACCGCCAGTTCTGGCGCCAGGTGCGGGCCAGCCCGACCAAGTCGGCCAAGGCGATCCACGCCGAATTTCGCGCCATCGACCGCCGCCTCGCCGACATCGAAAGCTATGTCACCAGCGAGAACCGGGTCCTTGCGCGCCAAATCGACGAACTGAAGTAA
- a CDS encoding SufE family protein gives MSLPPLSDIAEEYEFLESEDRYRLLIDLGRKLDPMPEALKTDATKVRGCSASVWVYPTQDGDRLHFLADSNAAITKGVVALVLAAVQDKTAADVAATDIAGALEPFDLSRELSSNRTQGVPNMIALVRETAERLAAG, from the coding sequence ATGAGCCTCCCTCCCCTTTCCGATATCGCCGAGGAATATGAATTCCTCGAGAGCGAGGATCGCTATCGCCTGCTGATCGACCTCGGGCGCAAGCTCGATCCCATGCCCGAGGCGCTCAAGACCGACGCCACCAAGGTGCGCGGCTGCTCGGCCAGCGTTTGGGTCTATCCGACCCAGGATGGCGACAGGCTCCACTTCCTCGCCGACAGCAATGCGGCGATCACCAAGGGCGTCGTCGCGCTGGTACTCGCCGCGGTGCAGGACAAGACGGCGGCGGACGTGGCCGCGACCGACATCGCCGGCGCGCTGGAGCCCTTCGACCTCAGCCGCGAATTGTCGTCCAACCGGACGCAGGGCGTTCCCAACATGATCGCGCTGGTTCGCGAGACCGCCGAGCGGCTGGCTGCGGGCTGA
- a CDS encoding PaaI family thioesterase gives MDDSEKRRLMQERADLLANFDIAQFLRLIGSVGHGKALGYDYVDHGDNWVELGLSPKPELVGVPEDGILASGAIVGLLDTCGGASVWQALGKFEPIVTIDLRLDYLRPATIEDRIIARCETYKLTRSVAFVRGIARLEDGRELAHVAGTFMVKA, from the coding sequence ATGGACGACAGCGAAAAGCGCCGGCTGATGCAGGAGCGTGCCGACCTCCTCGCCAATTTCGACATCGCCCAATTCCTGCGGCTCATCGGGTCCGTCGGTCATGGCAAGGCACTCGGCTACGACTATGTCGACCATGGCGACAATTGGGTCGAACTCGGCCTCTCGCCCAAGCCCGAACTGGTCGGGGTGCCCGAAGACGGCATCCTCGCCTCGGGCGCCATCGTCGGGCTGCTCGACACCTGTGGCGGCGCCTCGGTATGGCAGGCGCTGGGCAAGTTCGAGCCGATCGTCACGATCGATCTTCGCCTCGACTATCTTCGCCCCGCGACGATCGAGGATCGCATTATCGCGCGCTGCGAAACCTACAAGTTGACCCGCTCGGTCGCCTTCGTGCGCGGCATCGCCCGGCTCGAAGACGGGCGCGAATTGGCCCATGTCGCGGGCACTTTCATGGTGAAGGCCTGA
- a CDS encoding J domain-containing protein, translating into MPRPGRSDDWGFPRWRSYGDKSREAAKVRLCDRVNCTEVGDRPAPKAPNSPERWYFCEKHAAEYNKNWNYFAGLSKEEAAKRAADESRDASGFRQSAHYEWAGSGDGSRSRDEMRALDLFGLDAHAEFEDIRKAYRARAKELHPDVNPGDEEAAAEFQKVQAAYDVLKSAEQRRIDLG; encoded by the coding sequence ATGCCGAGACCCGGACGATCCGACGATTGGGGCTTTCCCCGCTGGCGCAGCTATGGCGACAAGAGCCGCGAGGCGGCCAAGGTGCGCCTGTGCGACCGCGTCAATTGCACCGAAGTCGGCGACCGCCCGGCGCCCAAGGCGCCCAACAGCCCCGAACGCTGGTATTTCTGCGAAAAACACGCCGCCGAATATAACAAGAACTGGAATTACTTCGCCGGCCTGTCGAAGGAAGAGGCGGCCAAGCGCGCTGCCGATGAAAGCCGCGATGCCAGCGGTTTTCGCCAATCGGCGCATTACGAATGGGCGGGCTCGGGCGATGGCAGCCGCAGCCGAGACGAGATGCGCGCGCTCGACCTCTTCGGCCTCGACGCCCACGCCGAGTTCGAGGATATCCGCAAGGCCTATCGCGCCCGTGCCAAGGAACTCCACCCCGACGTCAATCCGGGGGACGAAGAGGCCGCTGCAGAATTCCAGAAGGTGCAGGCGGCCTATGACGTGCTCAAAAGCGCCGAACAGCGCCGTATCGACCTCGGTTGA
- a CDS encoding N-acetylmuramoyl-L-alanine amidase — protein sequence MELIQRPSPNFGDRLLPVSMIVLHYTGMPTGEAALDKMCSADGGVSAHYCIEEDGRVFQLVDEEKRAWHAGKSYWRGITDVNSASVGIEIVNPGHDFGYPDFPDEQIAALIPLLADIKNRHGISRGNVVAHSDIAPTRKQDPGEKFPWPALAKRRLALPSPTKDLMDPFWTDSGFMLALERFGYDVTDPTAAVVAFQRRFRPEVIDGIIDGECRAKLLALLLPRPQ from the coding sequence ATGGAGCTGATCCAACGCCCATCGCCCAATTTCGGCGACCGCCTCCTGCCGGTCTCGATGATCGTGCTCCATTATACCGGCATGCCGACGGGGGAGGCCGCGCTCGACAAAATGTGTAGCGCCGATGGCGGCGTGTCGGCGCATTATTGCATCGAGGAGGATGGCCGCGTCTTCCAGCTGGTGGACGAGGAGAAGCGTGCCTGGCACGCGGGCAAGAGCTATTGGCGCGGTATCACCGATGTGAATTCGGCCAGCGTCGGGATCGAGATCGTCAACCCGGGTCACGACTTCGGCTATCCCGATTTTCCCGACGAACAGATCGCCGCGCTCATTCCGCTGCTCGCCGACATCAAAAACCGCCATGGCATCAGCCGCGGCAATGTGGTCGCCCATTCGGACATAGCCCCCACGCGCAAGCAGGACCCGGGCGAGAAATTTCCCTGGCCCGCGCTGGCCAAGCGGCGGCTCGCGCTGCCCAGCCCGACCAAGGATCTGATGGACCCCTTCTGGACCGACAGCGGCTTCATGCTGGCATTGGAGCGCTTCGGCTATGACGTCACCGATCCCACCGCGGCGGTGGTGGCCTTCCAGCGCCGCTTCCGCCCCGAGGTGATCGACGGCATCATCGACGGCGAATGCCGCGCCAAGCTCCTGGCCCTCTTGCTGCCGCGTCCCCAATAG
- a CDS encoding CheR family methyltransferase codes for MAISDSSSRILAGLLEARTGQQLTMSRRWRIETALSSVLRARKIESIDELIAELVMNKDARLSEEVVEALLNNETYFFRDRAPFDMLHKELLPSIRTARASERKLSIWSAGCSTGQEAYSIAMMIAEDPLAWAGWDIEIVGTDVSRAVIDRAREGTFTHFEVQRGLGIQQTIRWFEEKGDQWRVVDQIRSKVRFEARSLFDAPPRPGKFDLVLCRNVLLYFDNNKRRMAFDRMAEAVKPDGGLLLGAGETVIGQTERFAADRDMRGIYRLTGGENADRRATGT; via the coding sequence ATGGCGATTAGTGACAGTTCGAGCCGTATTCTCGCCGGCCTCCTCGAAGCGCGGACCGGTCAGCAGCTCACCATGAGCCGCCGCTGGCGCATCGAGACGGCGCTGTCCTCGGTGCTGCGGGCCCGCAAGATCGAGAGCATCGACGAACTCATCGCCGAGCTGGTGATGAACAAGGATGCGCGCCTGTCCGAGGAAGTGGTCGAGGCGCTGCTCAACAACGAAACCTATTTCTTCCGCGACCGCGCGCCCTTCGACATGCTTCACAAGGAGCTGCTGCCCTCGATCCGGACCGCGCGCGCATCGGAACGCAAGCTGTCGATCTGGTCGGCGGGCTGTTCGACCGGGCAGGAAGCCTATTCGATCGCGATGATGATCGCCGAGGACCCGCTCGCCTGGGCGGGCTGGGACATCGAGATCGTCGGCACCGACGTCAGCCGCGCTGTCATCGACCGCGCGCGCGAGGGGACCTTCACCCATTTCGAGGTGCAGCGCGGGCTCGGTATCCAGCAGACCATCCGCTGGTTCGAGGAAAAGGGCGACCAGTGGCGGGTCGTCGACCAGATCCGCTCGAAGGTCCGCTTCGAGGCGCGCAGTCTGTTCGACGCGCCGCCGCGCCCCGGCAAGTTCGACCTCGTTCTGTGCCGCAACGTCCTGCTCTATTTCGATAATAACAAGCGCCGCATGGCCTTCGATCGGATGGCCGAGGCGGTCAAGCCCGATGGCGGGCTGCTGCTGGGCGCGGGCGAGACGGTGATCGGCCAGACCGAGCGGTTCGCAGCCGACCGCGACATGCGCGGGATCTACCGCCTGACCGGCGGCGAAAACGCGGATCGACGCGCCACCGGGACTTGA